The Chiroxiphia lanceolata isolate bChiLan1 chromosome 4, bChiLan1.pri, whole genome shotgun sequence genome contains a region encoding:
- the LOC116785932 gene encoding secretory immunoglobulin A-binding protein EsiB-like, with protein MRRLDSLREGEMGDTKPAVRLRQKGWGSADPCGANPCPGGGNPHPNSSTWSSWELAAVIIAGLLLLYIPLCYENFHFHVAHLYARLGYPNAQHILGQRYLQGTGVEKNEDMAMHWFRQAAGEGHPHSSFNLAVGALTNMTMALEEGEVEKLLSVAAAHGLQEAQQLLENILKSRNLP; from the exons ATGAGGCGCTTGGACTCCCTGCGGGAAGGAGAGATGGGGGACACGAAGCCTGCAGTGCGGCTGCGACAGAAGGGATGGGGCAGTGCTGATCCCTGTGGGGCAAATCCTTGTCCTGGGGGTGGGAACCCTCACCCCAACAGCTCAacatggagcagctgggag TTGGCAGCTGTAATCATTGctggcctcctcctcctctacaTCCCACTGTGCTATGAGAATTTCCATTTCCACGTGGCTCATTTGTATGCTCGCCTGGGGTACCCCAATGCCCAGCACATCCTGGGACAGAGGTATTTGCAAG GAACcggagtggaaaaaaatgaggacaTGGCTATGCACTGGTTCAG GCAGGCTGCGGGGGAGGGCCATCCCCACTCCTCCTTCAACCTGGCGGTGGGGGCACTCACAAACATGACCATGGCACTTGAAGAAGG GGAAGTGGAGAAACTTCTCAGTGTGGCAGCAGCCCATGGGCTCCAGGAAGCTCAGCAACTTTTGGAAAACATCCTCAAGAGTAGAAACCTTCCCTGA